Proteins encoded in a region of the Paramagnetospirillum magneticum AMB-1 genome:
- a CDS encoding deoxycytidylate deaminase produces the protein MTMAWYDYFMGFAKHAASKSKDPSTQVGAVAVGPDGEIRATGYNGLPRGVEDRPERMERPAKYLWTSHAEENLVAHAARVGVSLKGCTVYVTHYPCSRCARSLIQAGVAEIHVGDGTTSMPAEEFDTARVMFEESGVKVG, from the coding sequence ATGACCATGGCCTGGTATGACTACTTCATGGGCTTCGCCAAGCACGCCGCCAGCAAGTCCAAGGACCCCAGCACCCAGGTGGGCGCCGTGGCGGTGGGACCGGACGGCGAGATCCGCGCCACCGGCTATAACGGCCTGCCGCGTGGGGTCGAGGACCGGCCCGAACGCATGGAGCGCCCGGCCAAGTATCTGTGGACCTCGCATGCCGAGGAGAATCTGGTGGCTCATGCCGCCCGGGTGGGGGTCAGCCTCAAGGGCTGCACGGTCTATGTCACCCATTACCCCTGTTCGCGCTGCGCCCGCTCGCTGATCCAGGCCGGGGTGGCCGAGATCCATGTGGGCGACGGCACCACCTCCATGCCCGCCGAGGAATTCGACACCGCCCGGGTGATGTTCGAGGAATCCGGCGTCAAGGTGGGCTGA